The genomic DNA TAATGGTTCTCCATTCGGGGCTGCTCCAGCTGGGTTTGAAAACACGATTGACAAAATTTCTGCCGGGGATGGTTTGAGCCAAACGATTTTCTTGAGCGAAAACCTTGACACTCCTGACTACGACCCAACTGTGACCAATACATTCGGAGCTTACACGTTTGGACTTGGAAACGGTGGGTTTGCGGGATACCGACTCGGTGCTGCCGGATTTGCAGTTCGCATGGCAGAAGCGAGTGGACAGCCTGATTCGTTTACAACACCTGGCGGTTTTGGAGACTCATCTTCTCCACCAGCACCGGCGACTGCATTGATCGCAAATTCAGGAACTCCACTCCTTGAATCAAGCAAAATTAACTATCAAGTCGGCTTGGGCACACCGGGTGCAAGCCCACGTCCAAGTTCGCTTCACCCAGGTGTTGTGAATGTGATCTTCGGAGACGGAAGTGGACGAAACCTTTCACAGAACATTGATGGCACAGTCTACATTCGTTTGGTCTCCTCCAACGGAAACCGATACGGTCAGGCAATTCTGAGCAACAACGATTACTAAGAATTTTCAATCCATGTGGTGCTCGCCACAAGACAGGATGTGAAGAGCCTCTTTCGAATTGATGGACGCACTTGCATCTCGTGGAATGAGCGAGTCATCACATGAAAAGCACTCTCTACGGAGACTGGAATCACGAAAGTGCTCTCAGGTCAGCGTAGAGCAAACACAGGACGGCTCACAAAACCCCGGAAACCTCCGGTCGTCCAACTTGCACGACGTTTTTGATTTGAGCCCTTGTGAGTGCGAATAAGGTTGAATAAAGCTTAAAACCCTAAGCAGCGGCTCGTTTGAGTCGCTGCTTTTTTTCTGTCTGAAGGTTGTGCTGTAGAATTTCTGTGCAGGCAAACGTAAGATGCGCCAAGACTTTGCGCCGCTTGGTTGCCGACCGATGCCATGGACAGGACGTTGAACTCATCTTCATGAGGTCAAATGGCCCCCCGTGCACATTGGCCTTCACGATCGCGTTCAACAGACTTGTCGGGCAACCTTCACCAAGCCTTCAGAAATAGATAACCCACCAACATGCTGCTTCTCATAATCCGGGCAATTTATATTTTGATTTGTGTTGGGGCATTGGCCACCTTCGCCTTCACACAAAACTCTGGCGCCCCACCATTCGTTGAAGCCCATCCGGTTGCGTCATTCTCCGTGATGCTGCTGATCATGCTATCAATCTTATTGATTGACGTCCTGATTCCCCGCAAACGCGTCGAGGTGATTTCGGCGATCTACTTTGGATTGTTGATTGGTGTGCTGCTGACATACTTGTTGAACCTTGCGCTGGCTCCTCTGTTCGCCATGCTTGAGTCCATGAATGCCGAAGGTGCTGCATTCCGGGGAGCTGTCACACTGATGGCGATCTTGATGATGCCGTATGTCTGCATCACTTTTTTGCTGCAAACCAAGGATCAATTTCGCTTTGTGATTCCGTACGTGGAGTTCTCTCGCGAACTCAAAGGGGGATCGCCGATGGTCCTCGATTCCAGTGCGCTGATTGATGGCCGAATCGCCGATCTGATCGACACCAATATCGTTGAAACTCAATTCATTGTGCCGAGCTTCATCTTGCAGGAAGTTCAGGACATTGCTGACAGCCAAGATAAAATCCGTAAGAGCCGTGGGCGTCGTGGACTGGATGTTTTGAAACGACTTCAGCAAGATCCGAAAGTTGAAATCAAAGTTCACGAAACGATTGAAGATCGTGAGAAAACAGTTGACCAGAAGCTGGTTGATCTGTGCATCGAGATTAACGGTCGACTTGTGACGAATGATGTGAACCTGAATAAGCTGGCCGGTGTTCAGGGTGTTGATGTTGTGAACTTGAATGATGTCGCCAATGCATTGAAACCCCGTTTCATTCCTGGTGAGCAACTCCGAATTCGCATCATCAAAGATGGTGAAGGGCAAGGGCAGGGCATTGGATATCTGGACGATGGCACGATGGTTGTCGTCGAAAACGGAACTCGCGAGATGGGCAAAGAAGTCGACACCGTTGTCACCAGTGTTCTCCAAAACAGTGCGGGACGAATGATTTTTTCCAAACTTGCCGATGGTCATGTCTAACAAAATTGAAGTCGATCTCGAACGACTTCAGCAAGCATTTGAGTCTGTCCGCGATCGATTACTTCGTGAGCAAAACTCTGAGGGACACTGGACGGGACAACTTTCCACATCACCGCTTTCGACTGCAACCGCTGTGATGGCGTTGCATCAAGTGGTGAAAGGGAACCCGGAACGGAGTGCGGAACTCTCTCCATTGATCGAAAACGGGCTCGCCTGGCTTGGCGAGCATCAGAATGGCGATGGAGGTTGGGGGGATACCCTCAAGAGTTTTAGCAACATTTCGACGACCATGCTTTCGCATGCAGTTTTTCATGCGACAGAACAATCCGCAAAGTACGCTGAAGTTGTCGAACGAGCGGATCGTTACATCACAGAGATGGGCGGGGTAGCTGCCGTTGTCAAACGATACGGAAAAGACAAAACATTTTCCGTTCCAATTCTCACCCATTGTGCGCTCGCAGGCTTAGTCGACTGGAAAGAAGTTTCGGCACTTCCGTTTGAACTTGCCTGCTTACCACACCAATTCTATGCGACAATTCGCCTTCCAGTCGTCAGCTACGCACTACCGGCTCTGATTGCGATTGGACAAGTGCGTCATCATTTCCGAAAGCCCTGGAATCCGCTTCACAGCTGGCTTCGAAATTTCAGCATTCCGCAAAGTCTGAGAATCCTCAAGCGAACCCAACCAACAACGGGCGGCTATCTGGAGGCTGCTCCGTTGACGAGTTTTGTCACGATGAGTCTGGCTGCCAAAGGGCTTTCTACCCACCCGGTCGTTGAAGATGGTGTCAGGTTTCTCAAAGACTCGGTTCTGGAAGATGGCAGCTGGCCCATTGATACAAATCTGGCGACCTGGGTCACAACACTTTCAGTCAACGCATTGGGCGAGGAACTGCCTGAAGAAAATCGAGAGAAAATCCTGCAATGGTTGCTCGAACAGCAGTACAAGGAGGTCCATCCTTTCACTCAAGCGGCTCCTGGAGGTTGGGCGTGGACGAACTTGAGCGGAGGCGTCCCCGATGCGGATGATACTCCGGGTGCGATGCTTGCGGTCTTGGCACTCTCAAAAGAAGAGGCATCGCCCGAAATTCAATCAGCTTTGCAGAATGCTGCGAGATGGCTCCTCGATTTACAAAATCGCGACGGCGGTTGGCCGACCTTCTGCCGAGGTTGGGGAGCGCTCCCATTTGACAGAAGTTCAGCGGATATCACGGCACACTGCATTCGTGCCCTTGAGAGAGTGAAAACTCTCACACCGTTCACGTCGGAGATTGAATCGGGAATACGAGCAGGATTCCGGTTCCTCGATAAGCAGCAGCGGGCAGACGGATCGTGGTTGCCATTGTGGTTCGGAAATCAACATGCTCCGGAGGATATCAACCCGGTGTATGGGTCAGCAAAAGTCATCGCTGCGTATCGAGATACTGGGCGAATCGAGGCTCTTCAGGCTCAGGATGGTTTACGCTGGCTTCGAGAAGCACAAAATGAAGATGGTGGCTGGGGCGGCGTTCAGGGGGCTCCCTCGTCGGTTGAGGAGACCTCTCTGGCGGTGGAAGCTCTGCTGTCATCGGATGTTGCGACGACAGAAGTTGCTCGGGGAGTCGGCTGGTTGATTGACCGCGTGGAGTCCAAAACCATCGATGAAACGACTCCGATCGGTTTCTATTTTGCCAAATTATGGTACTTTGAACGGCTGTATCCCATCATTTTTTCGGCAAGTGCCTTACGAAAAGCAAAAGAGACTTGTCAGGGGCACTCGAGTAATGAAAACTGAGTAATAAAATATAGACTGCGCGGTCAGATCCCGTATTAACAGTCGTCGTCTGGCGGCGTGCAAATAATAAAGGAGCAGACGTTGGACATCGCGACTAACTCGTCGTCCGCGCCCTCTTCGGATGTG from Thalassoglobus polymorphus includes the following:
- a CDS encoding PIN/TRAM domain-containing protein, coding for MLLLIIRAIYILICVGALATFAFTQNSGAPPFVEAHPVASFSVMLLIMLSILLIDVLIPRKRVEVISAIYFGLLIGVLLTYLLNLALAPLFAMLESMNAEGAAFRGAVTLMAILMMPYVCITFLLQTKDQFRFVIPYVEFSRELKGGSPMVLDSSALIDGRIADLIDTNIVETQFIVPSFILQEVQDIADSQDKIRKSRGRRGLDVLKRLQQDPKVEIKVHETIEDREKTVDQKLVDLCIEINGRLVTNDVNLNKLAGVQGVDVVNLNDVANALKPRFIPGEQLRIRIIKDGEGQGQGIGYLDDGTMVVVENGTREMGKEVDTVVTSVLQNSAGRMIFSKLADGHV
- a CDS encoding prenyltransferase/squalene oxidase repeat-containing protein, whose amino-acid sequence is MSNKIEVDLERLQQAFESVRDRLLREQNSEGHWTGQLSTSPLSTATAVMALHQVVKGNPERSAELSPLIENGLAWLGEHQNGDGGWGDTLKSFSNISTTMLSHAVFHATEQSAKYAEVVERADRYITEMGGVAAVVKRYGKDKTFSVPILTHCALAGLVDWKEVSALPFELACLPHQFYATIRLPVVSYALPALIAIGQVRHHFRKPWNPLHSWLRNFSIPQSLRILKRTQPTTGGYLEAAPLTSFVTMSLAAKGLSTHPVVEDGVRFLKDSVLEDGSWPIDTNLATWVTTLSVNALGEELPEENREKILQWLLEQQYKEVHPFTQAAPGGWAWTNLSGGVPDADDTPGAMLAVLALSKEEASPEIQSALQNAARWLLDLQNRDGGWPTFCRGWGALPFDRSSADITAHCIRALERVKTLTPFTSEIESGIRAGFRFLDKQQRADGSWLPLWFGNQHAPEDINPVYGSAKVIAAYRDTGRIEALQAQDGLRWLREAQNEDGGWGGVQGAPSSVEETSLAVEALLSSDVATTEVARGVGWLIDRVESKTIDETTPIGFYFAKLWYFERLYPIIFSASALRKAKETCQGHSSNEN